The Opitutus sp. ER46 DNA window AGGAACAGCCCCAACTGGCCCACGTGCCCTCGCGTCGGTAGATCGTAGATCCACGCGGCCAGGCCGAGATGGAAGACCGCGTGCAGCAGGTACAACGTCGTGAAGGCAGTAACCGCTCCCGCCACCGCCGCGCCGGTCGCAGCGGGTCCGCCGCCGGTCTGCTCGTGATTTGAGCCGCGCACCAACCCCACGCCCAAGAGCAGCGTTTGCTGCAGGATGAGCAGAAAGACACCGGGAATCAGGTAGGCTTTATAGCCCTCGCGCGTGTTGCCGACGGGATGCGCGCGCAGCGTAACGGGCAGCGCCGCCGCTCGCGCCTGGTCCAGGTTCTTACCGCCGGCTGCCAACTGCCGAATTTTCGTGCCTGCATTGAGGGTCGCGGTCACTTCGCCGAATCCTGTCAGCACCTGCTTCAACTGCAGGAAATAGGTCGCATCGCCGCCGAACGCGACCGTGGCTTCGCGGCCTCGCAACACGTCAGCCCGGAATTTCGCTGGCACGACAAGATAGCCCCGTACCCGTCCGGCGGTTACGGCCGCCTCGGCCGATGCGATCGAATCGAGGTGCTCCGCCACGCGCAGCGTCTCATGCGCGTCGGTGTAACGCACCAGCTGCCGGCTGAGGCTGCTCTGGTCGAGGTCGACGACCGCCACGGGCACTCCGCGCACGAGCTCGCGGAGGTAGGGCAGAGGGTAAAACAGCGAGTACAGGATTGGCGCCACCACCAGGAGCAATCGTGCGCCTGCATCGGTCAGGATGCGCCGCCAGGTGTCGGACCAGCCATCCAGAAAGGTCCTCATCGATGCCCCCAGTCCGCCGGGTTGCGCGCGCGCCGCGGCAACAGCGCGAAGGCGAGGATCGTGCCGGCAAGCACGTACGCCAGCAGCGCGAACAGCCCCGGCAGCGACGACGCGACGGATGCTCCGCGGGCCGTCTGCTCCACCTGGAGCTGCAGGTACGAGGTCAGCGGCAGAAACCGGCCCCACGCCCAGGCCGGCCCCGGCATCGCATCGAGCGGGAAGGTGATGCCGGCGAACGCCAGCGCCGGTGCGGTGAAAAAGGCCGCGGCGCCGCTTGCCAGCCGGTAGTTCGAGGTCACCAGCACGAATGTGGCCCCGAGCGCATAGTACGCGGCGATCATGGCGACAAGCGCCAGCGCCAGCAGTGCGCCGTTGCCGCGAATCGGCCAGCCCACGACGCCGTGCCAGAACGCGAGCATGCCGAGCCCGAGCGACAGGTGCAGCCCGAATGGCACCGCGAGCTTGCCCGCGAGCGCCAGCCCGCGGCTGCCGCCCGCACTGGCCAACCAGTCGGGCGCCGTCCCATCCCGCAACTCCCGCCCGATCGCCCGCACCGCGGCCATCATCGCCGCGATGTGCAGCACGGTGACGCCTAGGGCGGTGACGAGAAACGGGCCATAATTCATCTGGGGATTGAACAGCATGGTGCGCTGCATCCCGATCGGGTTGAGTCGCAGCAAGGCGATCTCGCGGGTCTCGCCGCGCGCCAGTCGCCCCTTGGCCTCCACGCTTGTGGCAAACCCCGTGACGGCCGCCTGGAGGTCACGCGCGACGGTGCTCGAGGCGGTAAGAAACTGCGCGTTGTACCAAGCCGGGACGTCCGCGGCCCGCCCTTGCTTGAGATCGCGGGCCAGATCCCGCGGTACTTGAACCACCGCGTAAACGTCGCCGCGCCTCAGCGCCGCCCAACCGTCCTGGGGAGTCACCGGCCGCGCCACGACCCGCAGGCCCGGCGTCGCGTCGAGCCAGCGCACGAGTTGCCGCGACGTTGCGGTCGCATCCTGGTCGATCACGGCAATCGGGAGGTCGGTGATGACGCTGCGCGCGAAAATCGCCGCGAGAATGACCACACCCGCCAGCGGCAGCCACAACAGGCCCGCCTGCTCGGCCGGTTGGAGCAGCACCGGCCACTCGCGCCGCAGGCAGCGCCAGAATCCCGGAGCAGGCGTGTCGGCCGCTGCCATGTCAGCGTTTCCAGGGTACGATTACGCTCATCCCAGGCCGGAGCCCGGGCGTCGGGGTGACCGGACGCGCGCGGACTTCGAAGGTCTTGAGGTCAAATCCGGCCGAGGTGCTGGTCGCCCGCCACGTCGCGAACGCGCCGAGCGCCGCCAGGTAGTCGACCTTGAACGTGACCTCGTGATTTCCGAGCGCGGGGACCCGCCCCGTAAGTTCCGTGCCGATACCGATCCCGGCGAGGAGGTCTTCGCGAATCTGGAACACCACCCAGCTGTCGTTCAGGTCCACGAGACTCAACACCGGGAACCCGGCGGGCGCGATCTCGCCGGCATCGAGCAGAAGGCTGGAGACCTCGCCGGCGCGCGGCGCCTTGAGCTGCGTTTCGGCCAGGTAAGCCTCCACCTCGGACACCGCGCCGCCCGCCTGGGCGGCCACGCCGGCGGCGGCCGCGCGGTCCTCCTCGCGCGCGCCGGCGAGCGCCATCTCGTGCATCGCCTTCGCGCTGGCCGCCGCCGCGCGCGCCGCCTTGGCCTGGGCCTCGGCCTCGTCGCGGCGCTGCCTTGGGACGACGCCGTCGCGGAAGAGGCGGTCGACCCGGCCGAGCGTGCTGTCCGCGAGTTCCGCGGCGGCTTGGGCACGGTGCCATTGCTGCTCGGCGGCGCGAATCTCCTCCTGGCGGGCTCCGGTGTCCGCCTTGCGCCGCTGGGCGCCGGCGACGTCCTGTGCCCCTCTGGCCTGGACGAGCTTGGCGAGGAGTTCGGGGCTCTCGAGGGTGAAGAGGAGCGCGCCCGCCTCGACTTTCTGCCCGAGTTTCACCTCGAGCGTGGCGACGCGGCCGGGAACCTTGGCGGCGACGTCGATCTCGGTGGCTTCGATTTCGCCTTCGAGCAGGAGCGGCTTGGGGCGGAACGACAGCCAGAGTCCGCCGGCGAGCAGGCCAACGACCAGGACGACGGCGACGCCGCCGGCGGCAGAGGAACGGGTGAGTTTCATGGGACGATTTTCTGTTCGGCAGCGGCCTCGTAGCTGAGGAAGCGCGACGACTGGCCCGACGCCTCGAGGAGGGCGGCGAGGGCGACGACAAAGTCGTTGGCCGCCGCGGCGCGCTCGGTCTCCACGCGGGCAAGCGCCAGTTGGGCGTCGACGACCTCGAGCGAAGTTGCCTGGCCCTCGCGAAAGGCGGCCTGGCGTACGCGCAGGTTTTCGCGGGCGAGCGTGAGCGCCTCGTGGAGCGATTCGAACTGCTCCTGCGCGCTCACCACCTCCCGATGGGATTTCTCCACGAGGGTCTGCACGCTGCGCCGCGTGTCGTCCTGCAGGAGGCTGG harbors:
- a CDS encoding ABC transporter permease; protein product: MRTFLDGWSDTWRRILTDAGARLLLVVAPILYSLFYPLPYLRELVRGVPVAVVDLDQSSLSRQLVRYTDAHETLRVAEHLDSIASAEAAVTAGRVRGYLVVPAKFRADVLRGREATVAFGGDATYFLQLKQVLTGFGEVTATLNAGTKIRQLAAGGKNLDQARAAALPVTLRAHPVGNTREGYKAYLIPGVFLLILQQTLLLGVGLVRGSNHEQTGGGPAATGAAVAGAVTAFTTLYLLHAVFHLGLAAWIYDLPTRGHVGQLGLFLCPYVLACVLFAFALSGCCARRETSIHLFLITSIPFLFLAGMSWPVESMPAALTWLARLVPFTAGMQGMLRMNSLQAQWAEIAPWWWLLWGLAMLFAWPAVRAWRRPASDSKAT
- a CDS encoding ABC transporter permease: MAAADTPAPGFWRCLRREWPVLLQPAEQAGLLWLPLAGVVILAAIFARSVITDLPIAVIDQDATATSRQLVRWLDATPGLRVVARPVTPQDGWAALRRGDVYAVVQVPRDLARDLKQGRAADVPAWYNAQFLTASSTVARDLQAAVTGFATSVEAKGRLARGETREIALLRLNPIGMQRTMLFNPQMNYGPFLVTALGVTVLHIAAMMAAVRAIGRELRDGTAPDWLASAGGSRGLALAGKLAVPFGLHLSLGLGMLAFWHGVVGWPIRGNGALLALALVAMIAAYYALGATFVLVTSNYRLASGAAAFFTAPALAFAGITFPLDAMPGPAWAWGRFLPLTSYLQLQVEQTARGASVASSLPGLFALLAYVLAGTILAFALLPRRARNPADWGHR
- a CDS encoding efflux RND transporter periplasmic adaptor subunit; translation: MKLTRSSAAGGVAVVLVVGLLAGGLWLSFRPKPLLLEGEIEATEIDVAAKVPGRVATLEVKLGQKVEAGALLFTLESPELLAKLVQARGAQDVAGAQRRKADTGARQEEIRAAEQQWHRAQAAAELADSTLGRVDRLFRDGVVPRQRRDEAEAQAKAARAAAASAKAMHEMALAGAREEDRAAAAGVAAQAGGAVSEVEAYLAETQLKAPRAGEVSSLLLDAGEIAPAGFPVLSLVDLNDSWVVFQIREDLLAGIGIGTELTGRVPALGNHEVTFKVDYLAALGAFATWRATSTSAGFDLKTFEVRARPVTPTPGLRPGMSVIVPWKR